A segment of the Georgenia sp. M64 genome:
AGGACCTCGACGGCGCGGGGGAGGGGGCCAGGGCAGGCCTGCGGCGCCTCGCCGAGCACGTCGACCGCGCCGAGACGGCGGACGAGCTCGTGGACCGGGTGCGGCGCGACGGGCTCGAGCGGGTGCGCGTGATCGGCACCGGACCCGAGGCGTCGGCGCTCGTCGACGCCCTGTGGACCCCGGACGTGACGGTCCTGCACGGGCCGGTCCTGGCCACCGGGCGACGCGAGCTCCTCGGGGTGCTGCGCGAGCAGGCCGTCTCCCGCACGCTCCACCGCTTCGGCCACCTGCCGGCGCACCGGTGAGCCGGCCGGTGCGGGCAGCGGTGCGGGGGCCACGGTGCTGAACCGCTCCAGCCTCAAGGACCAGGCCCTGGAGGTCATCCGCCAGGACCTCGTCTCCGGGGAGATCAGGCCCGGCGAGATCCACTCCGCCGCGTCGATGGCCTCGCGCCTGGGCACCTCGTCCGGGCCGGTGCGCGAGGCCATGCTCACCCTCGTCGAGCAGGGAATCATGGAGGTGGTGCCCAACCGGGGCTTCCGGGTCACCGACCTCTCGGACCACGACCTCGACGAGGTCCACGAGCTCCGCATGATGCTCGAGGTCCCGGCCATGGGCCGTCTCGCCGAGCTCGGCCTCGGCGCCCACGCCGGCGCCGTCCGCACGGCGGCCCGGCGCTGCGAGGAGGCCGCCCGCCGCCAGGACCTCAGCGAGTTCCTCGTCACCGACCGCGAGTTCCACCTCGGCCTGCTGGAGCTCCTCGGCAACGGCCGGCTCGTGAAGTTCGTGGGTCAGCTGCGCGACCAGACCCGCCTCTACGGCCTGCAGGTGCTCGCCCGCGAGGGCCGGCTCCAGGAGTCGGCCGCGGAGCACGTCGAGCTCCTCGCGGCCATCGACGACGGCGACGCCGCACGGACCGCCCAGGTCATGGCTCGTCACCTCGCCCACGCCCGCAGCGACTGGGGGCCCGGGCCGGCGACGGCGCTCGCCCCGTCCTGAGGGGCCCCGCGCATTCCCGGCC
Coding sequences within it:
- a CDS encoding GntR family transcriptional regulator, producing the protein MLNRSSLKDQALEVIRQDLVSGEIRPGEIHSAASMASRLGTSSGPVREAMLTLVEQGIMEVVPNRGFRVTDLSDHDLDEVHELRMMLEVPAMGRLAELGLGAHAGAVRTAARRCEEAARRQDLSEFLVTDREFHLGLLELLGNGRLVKFVGQLRDQTRLYGLQVLAREGRLQESAAEHVELLAAIDDGDAARTAQVMARHLAHARSDWGPGPATALAPS